In one Geoglobus acetivorans genomic region, the following are encoded:
- a CDS encoding 4Fe-4S binding protein encodes MNETKWRSFIIEHYRRFFQVFFFTLATYSWVRLYLFVKHFDAGWPYVSRPVSIEAFLPIGALVSLKNLIVNHYIDPIHPAALVIFLSIILSAVLLKRGFCGWVCPVGFLSEMVSLAGKKISGKNLRGFSYARIIKYLLLLFFLYLILPMRPEELTAFIFSPYWAIADVKLLDFWLKPGTLTIAVTALIIILTLFVRNFWCRFLCPYGALLSILSYLSPARIEKTDCTYCRRCDEVCPSFIEISERESVNGPECIMCLECVKTCPHDYLSLKVAGKSMSRFIYPLTIVAMLFGFFIIAKLSGHWDSILTYEDYKKLLALREFIGH; translated from the coding sequence ATGAACGAAACAAAATGGCGTTCATTCATTATTGAGCATTACAGAAGGTTCTTTCAGGTCTTTTTCTTCACTCTTGCAACATATTCATGGGTAAGGCTTTACCTCTTCGTCAAGCATTTCGACGCTGGCTGGCCCTACGTGAGCAGACCTGTATCAATCGAAGCTTTTTTACCAATTGGTGCACTCGTATCATTAAAAAATCTGATCGTAAACCATTACATTGATCCAATCCATCCGGCAGCTCTTGTAATATTTCTTTCAATAATACTATCAGCGGTACTTCTGAAAAGAGGTTTTTGCGGGTGGGTATGTCCGGTCGGATTCCTCTCGGAGATGGTGAGCCTCGCAGGAAAGAAGATTTCAGGGAAAAACCTCAGGGGATTCAGTTATGCCAGAATCATAAAATACCTGCTTCTGCTGTTCTTCCTTTATCTCATCCTCCCGATGAGACCAGAAGAGCTTACAGCGTTCATCTTTTCGCCATACTGGGCGATAGCAGATGTTAAACTGCTGGATTTCTGGCTTAAGCCAGGAACCTTGACAATTGCTGTTACTGCACTGATAATCATTCTAACCCTTTTTGTCAGAAACTTCTGGTGCAGATTCCTGTGCCCTTACGGAGCCCTACTCAGCATTCTATCATACCTATCGCCGGCAAGAATTGAAAAAACCGATTGCACATATTGCAGAAGATGCGACGAAGTATGCCCCTCGTTTATCGAGATAAGTGAGAGGGAATCGGTCAACGGTCCGGAATGCATAATGTGCCTGGAATGCGTTAAAACGTGTCCTCATGATTACCTGTCTCTTAAAGTGGCGGGGAAAAGCATGAGCAGGTTCATATATCCTCTGACGATTGTCGCCATGCTGTTCGGGTTCTTCATAATTGCAAAGCTGAGCGGCCACTGGGACAGCATTCTGACCTACGAGGACTACAAAAAGTTGCTTGCACTGAGAGAGTTCATAGGACACTGA
- the cbiE gene encoding precorrin-6y C5,15-methyltransferase (decarboxylating) subunit CbiE, with translation MLFVVGVGLKKEHLTDEAKKAISRAEKVYGSERALTIAKEWVKGKATVLKRFDEDVYRKIEREGAERDVAVLSTGDPMVAGLGRFFKDAKIIPGISSVQIALARVKADICDVSVFNAHSQNPEFLGQRNMLILTRKGVQLDFPGKKMVILENLENENEKIYEVQDSFTAEENYTIVFVRVKE, from the coding sequence GTGCTGTTCGTTGTCGGAGTTGGACTCAAGAAAGAACATCTCACGGACGAAGCAAAAAAAGCAATTTCAAGAGCTGAGAAGGTTTATGGAAGCGAAAGAGCGTTAACAATTGCCAAAGAGTGGGTTAAGGGAAAAGCGACTGTTTTGAAGAGGTTCGATGAAGACGTTTACAGAAAAATCGAACGTGAAGGTGCAGAGAGAGATGTTGCTGTTCTCTCAACGGGTGATCCGATGGTTGCAGGCCTGGGCAGATTTTTCAAAGATGCAAAAATAATCCCCGGGATTTCGAGCGTTCAAATTGCACTTGCAAGGGTTAAGGCTGACATCTGCGATGTGAGCGTTTTCAATGCCCACAGCCAGAATCCAGAATTTTTGGGGCAGAGAAACATGCTGATCCTGACAAGAAAGGGTGTCCAGCTTGACTTTCCAGGAAAAAAGATGGTGATACTCGAAAATCTCGAAAATGAAAATGAGAAGATTTATGAAGTCCAGGACTCCTTTACCGCTGAGGAGAATTACACAATCGTCTTTGTGAGGGTGAAAGAATGA
- a CDS encoding sirohydrochlorin chelatase — MKRGLIIVGHGSNRPHYAEVMAEHKKRIQSFGIFDEVEIAYATGDREPTPDAVVREMQSELIFLVPMFLSYGLHVTKDLPAFFNLDEGRGVKVTEMDGKKIVICEPIGEDTFITYAILNSAFRAGGQQHLQQ; from the coding sequence ATGAAAAGGGGTTTGATTATCGTCGGACACGGCAGCAATCGGCCCCACTATGCCGAAGTTATGGCAGAGCATAAGAAGAGAATCCAGAGCTTTGGCATATTCGATGAAGTCGAGATAGCCTACGCCACGGGAGACAGAGAACCCACACCCGATGCAGTTGTCAGAGAAATGCAATCGGAGTTGATTTTCCTCGTTCCAATGTTTCTATCCTATGGGTTGCATGTAACGAAAGACCTGCCAGCGTTCTTCAACCTCGACGAGGGAAGGGGAGTGAAAGTCACGGAAATGGATGGCAAGAAGATTGTCATCTGCGAACCCATCGGCGAGGATACGTTCATAACCTACGCCATTCTCAACTCCGCATTCAGGGCAGGAGGTCAGCAACATCTCCAACAATGA